A single Streptomyces sannanensis DNA region contains:
- a CDS encoding ABC transporter permease — MARLRRPEYGRGAVWLLTGVYFLVPLACAVAFSIGIGGPRQGIGFDAYTGIFGADGFADSLALTLKLATATIALVLGLLVPALVTVRLAAPRLRTLVEIVCLLPLVVPAVALVAGISAVLRWGPDHFAGTPLFGALVALQNPEFPFVLVLAYALMALPLAYRTLDSGLTAIDLRVLVEAARACGASWPRTLFHVVLPNLRGALLNTAFLTLALVLGEYTVAAVLGYQPFAVWIVALSGSHAQMSVAVSMVGLLGTWVLLLVIAAAGRARRPKESQ; from the coding sequence ATGGCTCGCTTGAGAAGGCCCGAATACGGGCGTGGCGCCGTGTGGCTGCTCACCGGCGTGTACTTCCTGGTCCCGCTCGCATGCGCCGTCGCCTTCAGCATCGGGATCGGCGGCCCGCGCCAGGGCATCGGCTTCGATGCCTACACCGGGATCTTCGGTGCCGACGGCTTCGCCGACAGTCTGGCTCTGACCCTGAAACTGGCCACGGCCACCATCGCACTCGTCCTGGGCCTGCTCGTACCCGCCTTGGTCACGGTCCGGCTGGCTGCGCCGCGCCTGCGCACGCTCGTCGAGATCGTGTGCCTGCTGCCGCTGGTCGTACCCGCTGTCGCCCTTGTCGCCGGGATCAGCGCGGTGTTGCGCTGGGGACCGGACCACTTCGCAGGCACCCCGCTCTTCGGAGCCCTGGTCGCGCTCCAGAACCCGGAGTTCCCCTTCGTCCTGGTGCTCGCGTACGCCCTGATGGCGCTGCCGCTGGCGTACCGCACACTGGACAGCGGGCTCACCGCCATCGACCTGCGTGTACTCGTCGAGGCCGCGCGGGCGTGCGGGGCGTCGTGGCCGCGCACCCTCTTCCATGTGGTGCTGCCCAACCTGCGTGGGGCGCTGCTCAACACCGCGTTCCTGACGCTGGCCCTCGTGCTCGGTGAGTACACCGTCGCCGCGGTCCTCGGCTACCAGCCGTTCGCCGTGTGGATCGTCGCCCTCAGCGGCTCGCACGCACAGATGTCCGTTGCCGTGTCCATGGTCGGCCTCCTCGGCACCTGGGTGCTGCTGCTGGTGATCGCCGCCGCCGGGCGGGCTCGCCGTCCCAAGGAGTCTCAATGA
- a CDS encoding chaplin, protein MRQVTRKGLITMAAASGVIAVTGGYAQAYADANASGTTTNSPGVLSGNAVQVPVHIPVNACGNSVNVIGLLNPAFGNRCANVSQAQSGGSAVTGGGATAGSQVTGSPGVVSGNNIQAPVDVPVNACGNSVNVIGLGNPAFGQNCHNGSTSTSVTPPVTTTPPPVTTTPPPGGTTPQPPGRTHVPPGGKNPETPSSPSDEKPHSQPPARPSVPNQPPGSLAETGAGDMLGVAVPAGAMMLLGGTVLYRRARSSV, encoded by the coding sequence ATGCGACAGGTCACCAGAAAAGGCCTGATCACCATGGCGGCCGCGAGCGGCGTCATCGCCGTCACCGGCGGCTACGCGCAGGCGTACGCCGACGCGAACGCCAGCGGTACCACCACGAACTCTCCGGGCGTGCTGTCCGGGAACGCCGTACAGGTGCCGGTGCACATCCCGGTCAACGCGTGCGGGAACAGCGTCAATGTCATCGGTCTGCTCAACCCCGCATTCGGCAACAGGTGCGCCAATGTCTCGCAGGCCCAGTCCGGCGGCAGCGCCGTCACCGGTGGTGGCGCCACCGCGGGGAGCCAGGTCACCGGCTCGCCCGGCGTCGTCTCGGGCAACAACATCCAGGCGCCGGTCGACGTGCCCGTGAACGCGTGCGGCAACAGCGTCAACGTGATCGGCCTCGGCAACCCCGCCTTCGGGCAGAACTGCCACAACGGGAGCACCAGCACGTCGGTCACACCCCCCGTCACCACGACGCCGCCTCCGGTCACGACGACCCCGCCTCCCGGCGGAACGACCCCGCAGCCCCCGGGCCGCACGCACGTGCCCCCCGGCGGGAAGAACCCGGAGACCCCGAGCTCCCCCAGCGATGAGAAGCCGCACAGCCAGCCTCCCGCCAGGCCCAGCGTCCCCAACCAGCCCCCCGGCTCCCTCGCGGAGACCGGCGCCGGCGACATGCTGGGCGTGGCCGTTCCGGCCGGCGCGATGATGCTGCTCGGCGGCACGGTTCTGTACCGCAGGGCGCGTTCTTCGGTCTGA
- a CDS encoding GntR family transcriptional regulator produces MAGAGGGAAGARYRQLAADLRKAIASGDYESGGRLPSEEELAQQYGVSRGTVRQALAVLRANGLVTSRRGSRRVVLGTARTQSFFELMSFTRWARSLGDEPGGRTIDVEFRLATPLECEQLALAPGAQVYRVLRVRTLSRVPVMIERTVYPEYIGSLVGGLDPDAASHTESLVDQGVVFTDAEHTIDLVFADAEDARLLGCVMGAPLMRERRRVTDPAGTPLAWSEDRFLPGTVSFTVHNSVATTSLSRRRG; encoded by the coding sequence ATGGCGGGCGCAGGCGGGGGCGCAGCTGGAGCCCGGTACCGGCAGTTGGCTGCCGATCTGCGCAAGGCCATAGCCTCCGGCGACTACGAGTCCGGCGGGCGTCTGCCCAGCGAGGAGGAGCTCGCCCAGCAGTACGGCGTCTCCCGCGGCACCGTTCGCCAGGCGCTGGCCGTGCTGCGCGCCAACGGCCTCGTCACCTCGCGACGTGGCTCGCGGCGCGTCGTGCTCGGCACCGCACGCACCCAGAGCTTCTTCGAGCTGATGAGCTTCACCCGCTGGGCGCGCTCGCTCGGAGATGAACCGGGCGGACGCACGATCGACGTCGAATTCCGTCTCGCCACCCCGTTGGAGTGCGAGCAACTCGCCCTCGCACCTGGGGCACAGGTGTACCGGGTGCTGCGGGTACGCACGCTGTCGCGCGTGCCGGTCATGATCGAACGCACTGTCTACCCCGAGTACATCGGTTCCCTGGTCGGCGGCCTGGATCCCGACGCGGCCTCACACACCGAGTCGCTGGTGGACCAGGGAGTGGTGTTCACCGACGCCGAACACACCATTGACCTCGTCTTCGCCGATGCCGAGGACGCGCGCCTGCTCGGCTGCGTCATGGGCGCACCCCTGATGCGGGAGCGGCGGCGCGTGACGGATCCCGCGGGCACACCGCTGGCCTGGTCGGAGGACCGTTTCCTGCCGGGCACGGTTTCGTTCACGGTGCACAACTCGGTGGCGACGACATCGCTGTCGCGCCGACGCGGCTGA
- a CDS encoding ABC transporter substrate-binding protein, protein MRLHRVRSVSLACSLVVAAMGLTACGLTSANDVNGGSGKAAAATSAQDLGGMDALVAAAKKEGKLNTIALPRDWANYGEIIDTFEKKYGIKVEVENPDAASQDEINAIASRKGQDRSPDVIDVGRAFAISAAGQNLLAPYRVSAFDQIPKGQKDAQARWYNDFGGYVSIGCDAARVKKCPTTFADLLDPQYKGQIALTGNPTKSGSSFSSVYAAALANKGSFDDVKPGLDFFARLKKAGNFNPVESTPATIQKGETPISIDWDYLNSGYSDELRAKGVDWKVSIPTDGVYSEYYSQAIAKWAPHPAAARLWQEFLYSPEGQNLWLKGHARPVLMPAMQQAGTLDADSAAKLPPAPGNGTTAFPTEAQISKAKQAVAQGWAQAVAE, encoded by the coding sequence ATGAGACTGCACCGCGTTCGTTCAGTGAGCCTCGCCTGTTCCCTTGTCGTGGCCGCAATGGGACTCACTGCATGCGGTCTGACCAGCGCAAATGATGTAAACGGCGGGAGCGGCAAGGCTGCGGCCGCCACCTCGGCACAGGACCTCGGAGGCATGGACGCCCTTGTTGCGGCCGCGAAGAAGGAGGGCAAGTTGAACACCATCGCCCTTCCCCGTGACTGGGCGAACTACGGCGAGATCATCGACACCTTCGAGAAGAAGTACGGGATCAAGGTGGAGGTCGAGAACCCCGACGCCGCCAGCCAGGACGAAATCAACGCGATCGCCTCCCGGAAGGGCCAGGACCGGTCTCCGGACGTCATCGACGTGGGCCGTGCCTTCGCCATCAGCGCGGCCGGACAGAACCTGCTGGCGCCGTACCGTGTCAGCGCCTTCGACCAGATTCCGAAGGGGCAGAAGGACGCCCAGGCCCGCTGGTACAACGACTTCGGCGGCTATGTCTCCATCGGCTGCGACGCGGCTCGTGTCAAGAAGTGCCCCACGACCTTCGCCGACCTGCTCGATCCGCAGTACAAGGGGCAGATCGCACTGACCGGCAATCCGACGAAGTCCGGCTCGTCCTTCAGTAGCGTGTACGCCGCGGCACTCGCCAACAAGGGCTCCTTCGACGACGTCAAGCCCGGCCTGGACTTCTTCGCCCGTCTGAAGAAGGCCGGCAACTTCAACCCCGTCGAGTCGACCCCTGCGACCATTCAGAAGGGTGAGACGCCGATCAGTATCGACTGGGACTACCTCAACTCCGGGTACTCCGACGAGCTCCGCGCCAAGGGCGTCGACTGGAAGGTCAGCATCCCGACCGACGGCGTGTACTCCGAGTACTATTCGCAGGCGATTGCCAAGTGGGCACCTCACCCGGCCGCGGCGCGCCTGTGGCAGGAGTTCCTGTACAGCCCCGAGGGCCAGAACCTGTGGCTCAAGGGCCACGCCCGCCCTGTTCTGATGCCCGCGATGCAGCAAGCCGGCACTCTCGACGCCGATTCCGCAGCCAAGCTCCCGCCGGCGCCCGGCAACGGCACGACGGCCTTCCCGACCGAGGCTCAGATCAGCAAGGCCAAGCAGGCTGTTGCCCAGGGCTGGGCCCAGGCGGTCGCCGAATGA
- a CDS encoding ABC transporter ATP-binding protein, with translation MTNVLTDPENITPTRAGSSVEFRGLRRAFGATTALDGLDLAVRPGELLALLGPSGCGKTTALRTVAGFERPDAGEVLVDGQDVTCVPAHRRDAGMVFQSYSLFPHLTAVDNVAFGMRMSGVGKAARRARAAELLELVGLPQHAARFPYQLSGGQQQRVALARALALQPRVLLLDEPLSALDAQVRSTLREEIRRLQQQLGITTLFVTHDQEEALSMADRVAVMRAGRLEQCAPPAELYERPATAFVAEFVGVMSRVPARAGTDGRTVHVLGRTLPVQGTLPGSTEVVRGTGHVDVLVRPEAVGVTADGNGTSRIVGAAFLGATTRVTVRLAGGTEVMADVPSSSTAMLPVGAAVTLTLPDRPVLVDRHRGSDGGGNGS, from the coding sequence ATGACCAATGTTCTGACCGATCCGGAAAACATCACCCCGACGCGGGCCGGTTCAAGCGTGGAGTTCCGCGGGCTGCGTCGAGCCTTCGGTGCCACGACGGCGCTGGACGGGCTGGACCTGGCGGTCCGCCCAGGTGAACTGCTGGCCCTGCTGGGCCCTTCCGGCTGCGGGAAGACCACCGCACTGCGCACGGTCGCCGGTTTCGAGCGACCTGACGCCGGCGAGGTGCTCGTGGACGGCCAGGACGTCACATGCGTCCCTGCGCACCGCCGCGACGCGGGCATGGTGTTCCAGTCGTACAGCCTCTTTCCGCACCTGACCGCCGTCGACAACGTCGCCTTCGGAATGCGGATGAGCGGGGTGGGCAAGGCCGCGCGACGGGCTCGCGCCGCCGAACTCCTGGAGCTGGTCGGACTGCCGCAGCACGCCGCCCGCTTCCCGTACCAGCTGTCGGGCGGCCAGCAGCAGCGGGTCGCGCTGGCCCGGGCTCTGGCACTGCAGCCACGCGTACTGCTGCTCGACGAACCGCTGTCGGCGCTCGACGCACAGGTGCGGTCGACGCTGCGTGAGGAGATCCGCCGCCTCCAGCAGCAACTCGGCATCACCACCCTGTTCGTGACTCACGACCAGGAGGAGGCCCTCTCCATGGCCGACCGGGTCGCGGTGATGCGCGCCGGGAGACTGGAGCAGTGTGCCCCTCCGGCGGAGCTCTACGAGCGCCCCGCGACCGCGTTCGTCGCCGAGTTCGTGGGCGTGATGAGCCGAGTCCCGGCCCGGGCCGGGACGGACGGCAGGACCGTGCACGTGCTCGGCCGCACCCTGCCCGTCCAGGGGACGCTTCCGGGCTCCACCGAGGTCGTCCGGGGCACGGGCCATGTCGACGTACTGGTACGGCCGGAGGCGGTCGGGGTCACGGCGGACGGGAACGGCACGTCCCGGATCGTGGGCGCGGCGTTCCTGGGCGCGACGACCCGAGTGACGGTACGACTGGCCGGCGGCACGGAGGTGATGGCCGACGTACCGAGCTCCTCCACGGCCATGCTCCCGGTCGGCGCGGCGGTGACGCTGACGCTGCCGGACCGTCCGGTGCTGGTGGACCGCCACCGCGGGTCGGACGGCGGTGGCAATGGGAGCTGA
- a CDS encoding M20/M25/M40 family metallo-hydrolase gives MSESNRADRSVPVSGEDEVVDLCRELIRIDTSNYGEHSGPGERAAAEYVAEKLAEVGLEPEIFESHPGRASTVARIEGEDPSRPALLIHGHTDVVPADAADWTHHPFSGEVADGCVWGRGAVDMKDMDAMTLAVVRDRLRSGRKPPRDIVLAFLADEEAGGTYGARHLVDKHPGLFEGVTEAISEVGGFSFTVNEQLRLYLIETAQKGMHWMKLTVDGSAGHGSMIHKDNAITELSEAVGRLGRHKFPVRVTKTLRHFLDELGDALGTELDPENMDDTLAKLGGIAKLIGASLQNTANPTQLGAGYKVNVIPGQATAHVDGRFLPGYEEEFLADLDRILGPRVKREDVHADKALETTFDGALVEAMQTALVAEDPIARAVPYMLSAGTDAKSFDDLGIRCFGFAPLKLPPELDFAGMFHGVDERVPVDGLKFGVRVLDRFLDAC, from the coding sequence GTGAGCGAGTCGAACAGGGCTGACAGGTCCGTGCCCGTCTCCGGCGAGGACGAGGTGGTGGACCTCTGTCGCGAGCTGATCCGGATCGACACCAGCAATTACGGGGAACACTCGGGGCCCGGTGAGCGTGCCGCCGCCGAGTACGTCGCGGAGAAGCTGGCCGAGGTGGGGCTGGAGCCGGAGATCTTCGAGTCACATCCGGGCCGGGCCTCGACCGTGGCCAGGATCGAGGGCGAGGACCCGTCCAGGCCGGCCCTGCTGATCCACGGGCACACCGATGTCGTCCCCGCCGACGCGGCCGACTGGACCCACCATCCGTTCTCCGGCGAGGTCGCGGACGGCTGTGTGTGGGGACGCGGCGCGGTCGACATGAAGGACATGGACGCGATGACCCTCGCGGTCGTGCGGGACCGGCTGCGCAGCGGGCGCAAGCCCCCGCGGGACATCGTGCTGGCGTTCCTCGCGGACGAGGAGGCGGGCGGCACCTACGGGGCCAGGCATCTGGTCGACAAGCACCCCGGTCTCTTCGAGGGCGTGACGGAGGCGATCAGCGAGGTCGGCGGGTTCTCCTTCACCGTCAACGAGCAGCTGCGGCTCTACCTCATCGAGACGGCCCAGAAGGGCATGCACTGGATGAAGCTGACCGTGGACGGCAGCGCCGGGCACGGCTCGATGATCCACAAGGACAACGCGATCACCGAGCTCTCCGAGGCCGTGGGGCGGCTCGGCCGGCACAAGTTCCCGGTGCGGGTCACCAAGACCCTGCGGCACTTCCTCGACGAGCTCGGCGACGCCCTCGGCACCGAGCTCGACCCGGAGAACATGGACGACACGCTCGCCAAGCTCGGCGGCATCGCCAAGCTGATCGGCGCGTCGCTGCAGAACACCGCCAACCCGACCCAGCTGGGGGCGGGCTACAAGGTGAACGTGATCCCGGGGCAGGCGACCGCTCACGTCGACGGACGGTTCCTGCCGGGGTACGAGGAGGAGTTCCTCGCCGATCTCGACCGGATCCTGGGGCCCCGGGTCAAGCGCGAGGATGTCCACGCCGACAAGGCGCTGGAGACCACCTTCGACGGGGCTTTGGTGGAGGCGATGCAGACGGCCCTGGTCGCCGAGGACCCGATCGCGCGCGCCGTGCCCTACATGCTCTCGGCCGGCACCGACGCCAAGTCCTTCGACGATCTGGGTATCCGTTGCTTCGGTTTCGCCCCGCTGAAGCTCCCGCCCGAGCTGGACTTCGCCGGGATGTTCCACGGCGTCGACGAGCGCGTGCCCGTGGACGGACTGAAGTTCGGTGTGCGGGTACTGGACCGCTTCCTGGACGCCTGCTGA
- a CDS encoding zinc ribbon domain-containing protein YjdM: protein MIENLPPCPKCSSEYTYEMNALMVCPECGHEWVSAAPADADDASVSAERVVRDAVGNVLSDGDTVTVVKALKVKGSPSGIKAGTKVRNIRLIDAVDGHDIDCKIDGFGAMQLKSSVVKKA, encoded by the coding sequence ATGATCGAGAATCTCCCCCCGTGTCCGAAGTGCTCCAGCGAGTACACCTACGAGATGAACGCTCTGATGGTGTGCCCGGAGTGCGGCCACGAGTGGGTTTCCGCCGCTCCGGCCGACGCGGACGACGCGAGCGTGTCCGCGGAGCGGGTGGTCAGGGACGCCGTCGGCAATGTACTGAGCGACGGCGACACCGTGACCGTCGTCAAGGCACTCAAGGTCAAGGGAAGCCCCTCGGGGATCAAGGCGGGCACGAAGGTGCGCAACATTCGTCTGATCGACGCAGTCGACGGCCACGACATCGACTGCAAGATCGACGGATTCGGCGCCATGCAGCTCAAGTCGAGTGTGGTCAAGAAGGCCTGA
- a CDS encoding ABC transporter permease: MSAVQTAARGDSLPRSSGGTTSHGAARRWRLPRSARWLGVLPLLVFAVVVFGLSAGTMVFGAFTTPETMPGGARFTGANFIASLHGPHLAALINSVELSAVSALIAAVVGLPIAHAVVTSRFRALREAALAGAGVLANVGGVPLAFAFVATLGNAGVLTTHFALRSHGWNLYSFWGLTLAYLYFLIPLMVLTLAPALDGLRRQWREAARNNGASAFRYWTHVALPILMPSLLGGFVLLFGSAFSAYATAAAMVGSSVPLVTMQIADALSGDVLVGEGNVALALGVDMVLVAGLVMAVQLPLQRRSARWLA, from the coding sequence ATGAGTGCCGTTCAGACGGCCGCCAGGGGTGACAGCCTGCCCCGCTCCTCCGGCGGCACCACCAGCCACGGGGCCGCGCGGCGGTGGCGCCTTCCACGCTCGGCACGCTGGCTGGGCGTCCTGCCGCTGCTCGTGTTCGCCGTGGTGGTGTTCGGCCTGTCTGCCGGGACGATGGTGTTCGGTGCGTTCACGACGCCAGAAACCATGCCGGGCGGGGCTCGCTTCACCGGCGCCAACTTCATCGCCTCGCTGCACGGCCCTCACCTGGCCGCACTGATCAACAGCGTCGAACTGTCCGCTGTCTCCGCGCTGATCGCAGCTGTCGTCGGCCTGCCGATCGCCCACGCGGTGGTGACCTCGAGGTTCCGTGCTCTGCGCGAGGCGGCGCTGGCCGGCGCGGGCGTCCTGGCGAATGTCGGAGGTGTGCCGCTTGCGTTCGCGTTCGTGGCGACGCTCGGCAACGCCGGGGTGCTGACGACCCACTTCGCCCTGCGCAGCCACGGCTGGAATCTGTACAGCTTCTGGGGGCTGACCTTGGCCTACCTCTACTTCCTGATTCCGCTCATGGTGCTCACGCTCGCCCCCGCTCTGGACGGGCTGCGGCGGCAGTGGCGGGAGGCCGCCCGCAACAACGGCGCGAGCGCCTTCCGGTACTGGACGCACGTCGCGCTGCCCATTCTCATGCCGTCGCTGCTCGGCGGCTTCGTCCTGCTGTTCGGCAGTGCGTTCAGTGCGTACGCGACCGCCGCCGCGATGGTCGGAAGCTCGGTACCGCTGGTCACCATGCAGATCGCGGACGCCCTGTCCGGCGACGTCCTGGTCGGCGAGGGCAATGTCGCCCTGGCGCTCGGCGTCGACATGGTGCTGGTCGCGGGGCTCGTCATGGCCGTCCAGCTGCCGCTGCAGCGAAGGAGCGCGCGATGGCTCGCTTGA
- a CDS encoding DUF5703 family protein, with translation MPEYEFVDVYVPRGVSRKEATRLLTDHAEYGHWELDRLSVRRDGSRKVRLRRRIIRQLRATW, from the coding sequence ATGCCGGAATACGAATTTGTCGATGTGTACGTGCCTCGCGGGGTGTCCCGCAAGGAGGCGACGCGTCTGCTGACCGACCATGCCGAGTACGGACACTGGGAGTTGGACCGATTGAGTGTGCGCCGAGACGGCAGCCGCAAGGTGCGGCTGCGTCGGCGGATCATCCGCCAGTTGCGCGCCACCTGGTGA
- a CDS encoding helix-hairpin-helix domain-containing protein, which translates to MPTGTPPTAPEAAPSATDGRLPESPAAGSPPAQADPAHEEEAGGVDEAEVPDTEDGDSAGGAGEEAEQGDELSEAQAELAAQRELRARIEKRKAEKGGSIESGTKLSGAAADLLAAVRAVETGDKPGTSFFATPAPEPRQAAPAPEAPVRPQPPRPAAAVAPGVVAAVRAVLSEGGAPEALADRVAESLGEQAPETLRQNPWQLLAVPGIRPEQADGFARALLGAECGPGDERRATALTGWLLERAALRGHTALLSDEVRRGLAELAVPDPDVALQSAIEDGAVLVFQDGLEEGPADEEAERPVPVLLGLDRFALAEESLADGLARLVNSAPKDAEWESAATAAPSPSAADLIHAAAAHGLVAHTGGEAARAEPAALVTAAAALGLRAYATAHSENGRRRLAELTGPGAAATVAGLLSGSEGPGRDEDGALALDVLVVLDAPQLDVETAAMLLESLPDGGRLVLSGDPGVLPSAGAGHVFADVLAARACPVVVSRTPDPGPIGELVSGIGIGELNRVDAPGREVVIVPVRDAGEAVHRTVQLVADSVPRAIGVPAEQTQVITVGHGGSAGTRALNIALKERLNPGPGRFGGFDPGDRIAYTPAPGRTLPGTVLGADAEGLRLDCEGRRTVVPKERVASLVRHGWALTAHQAAGMRWPAVVVVLPGDATQALTRPWVYTAFGRGERHLSVVHGVDQALPEAVAERSERPRTTRLGTLLRGLLPAAE; encoded by the coding sequence ATGCCGACGGGGACCCCCCCGACTGCCCCGGAGGCCGCGCCTTCCGCGACGGACGGTCGTCTGCCCGAGTCGCCGGCCGCCGGCAGCCCGCCTGCCCAGGCGGATCCGGCCCATGAGGAAGAAGCCGGGGGCGTCGACGAGGCCGAAGTACCCGACACCGAGGACGGCGACTCCGCCGGGGGCGCCGGCGAGGAAGCCGAACAGGGAGACGAGCTGTCCGAGGCGCAGGCCGAGCTGGCCGCGCAGCGGGAGTTGCGGGCGCGCATCGAGAAGCGCAAGGCCGAGAAGGGCGGCTCGATCGAGAGCGGGACGAAGCTGAGCGGGGCGGCCGCCGATCTGCTCGCCGCGGTGCGGGCCGTGGAGACCGGCGACAAGCCGGGGACTTCCTTCTTCGCCACCCCGGCACCGGAACCGCGGCAGGCCGCCCCGGCTCCCGAGGCGCCCGTTCGCCCGCAGCCGCCGCGCCCCGCGGCCGCCGTCGCGCCCGGTGTCGTCGCGGCCGTCAGGGCCGTGCTGTCCGAGGGCGGGGCGCCGGAGGCGCTCGCGGACCGGGTCGCGGAATCGCTGGGCGAGCAGGCTCCGGAGACGCTGCGGCAGAACCCATGGCAGCTGCTGGCCGTGCCCGGCATACGGCCGGAGCAGGCCGACGGCTTCGCCCGGGCGCTGCTTGGCGCGGAGTGCGGGCCCGGGGACGAGCGCCGGGCGACGGCCCTGACCGGCTGGCTGCTGGAACGCGCGGCGCTCCGGGGGCACACCGCGCTGCTGTCGGACGAGGTGCGACGTGGGCTCGCGGAGCTGGCGGTGCCCGACCCCGACGTGGCGCTGCAGAGCGCCATCGAGGACGGTGCGGTGCTGGTCTTCCAGGACGGGCTCGAGGAGGGCCCGGCGGACGAGGAAGCCGAGCGGCCGGTGCCCGTCCTGCTCGGGCTCGACCGCTTCGCGCTCGCCGAGGAGAGCCTCGCCGACGGTCTGGCGCGCCTGGTCAACAGCGCCCCGAAGGACGCCGAATGGGAGTCCGCGGCCACCGCCGCCCCCTCGCCTTCCGCCGCCGACCTCATCCACGCGGCCGCGGCGCACGGCCTGGTCGCGCACACCGGCGGCGAGGCGGCGCGCGCCGAGCCGGCCGCGCTGGTCACGGCCGCGGCCGCGCTGGGCCTGAGGGCGTACGCCACGGCCCACAGCGAGAACGGGCGTCGACGCCTGGCCGAGCTGACCGGACCGGGCGCGGCGGCCACCGTGGCCGGGCTGCTCTCCGGCTCGGAGGGCCCGGGGCGGGACGAGGACGGGGCACTCGCCCTGGACGTCCTGGTCGTCCTGGACGCTCCTCAGCTGGATGTGGAGACCGCGGCGATGCTGCTGGAGTCGCTGCCGGACGGCGGCCGGCTGGTGCTCAGCGGGGATCCGGGGGTGCTGCCGTCGGCCGGCGCGGGGCACGTCTTCGCCGATGTGCTGGCCGCCCGTGCCTGCCCCGTCGTGGTCTCCCGGACCCCTGATCCGGGCCCGATCGGGGAGCTGGTCTCCGGGATCGGGATCGGCGAGCTGAACCGGGTGGACGCGCCGGGCCGGGAGGTGGTCATCGTCCCCGTGCGGGACGCCGGCGAGGCGGTGCACCGGACGGTTCAGCTGGTGGCCGACTCCGTGCCGAGAGCAATCGGCGTGCCCGCGGAGCAGACCCAGGTGATCACGGTGGGGCACGGCGGCTCGGCGGGGACGCGGGCGTTGAACATCGCGCTCAAGGAACGGCTGAACCCCGGCCCCGGCCGCTTCGGGGGCTTCGACCCGGGGGACAGGATCGCCTACACCCCGGCGCCCGGCAGGACACTGCCGGGGACGGTTCTGGGCGCGGACGCGGAGGGACTGCGGCTCGACTGCGAGGGCAGGAGGACGGTCGTCCCGAAGGAGCGGGTGGCGTCACTGGTCCGGCACGGCTGGGCGCTGACCGCGCATCAGGCCGCCGGAATGCGCTGGCCCGCGGTCGTCGTGGTGCTGCCCGGCGATGCCACGCAGGCGCTCACCCGGCCCTGGGTCTACACGGCCTTCGGCCGCGGCGAGCGGCACCTGTCCGTGGTCCACGGCGTCGACCAGGCCCTCCCCGAGGCCGTCGCCGAACGGTCTGAGCGGCCTCGTACGACCCGCCTGGGCACGCTCCTGCGCGGGCTGCTGCCGGCCGCGGAGTGA
- a CDS encoding histidine kinase produces MFGPSEPELLQRRIDELVISRAAVVQAVDAERRRVERDLHDGIRQRLVALAMLLDRARRGRDPEQANARARAARIQRAAG; encoded by the coding sequence GTGTTCGGCCCCTCCGAGCCGGAACTGCTGCAGCGGCGCATCGACGAACTCGTCATCAGCCGGGCGGCGGTCGTGCAAGCGGTGGACGCCGAACGCCGGCGCGTCGAGCGGGATCTCCACGACGGAATTCGGCAGCGCCTGGTGGCACTGGCCATGCTGCTCGACCGGGCACGCAGGGGCCGTGATCCCGAGCAGGCGAACGCCCGGGCAAGGGCGGCGCGAATCCAGCGGGCAGCGGGCTGA
- the chpH gene encoding chaplin ChpH → MIKKVVAAAAATSGLVLAGAGMAVADSGAQGAAVNSPGVASGNNVQVPIHVPVNLCGNTISVIGLLNPAFGNYCVND, encoded by the coding sequence ATGATCAAGAAGGTCGTCGCTGCTGCGGCTGCCACCAGTGGTCTGGTACTGGCCGGAGCGGGCATGGCCGTCGCCGACTCGGGTGCCCAGGGTGCTGCGGTGAACTCTCCCGGCGTCGCGTCGGGCAACAATGTGCAGGTGCCGATCCACGTGCCGGTGAATCTGTGCGGCAACACGATCTCCGTGATCGGGCTGCTGAACCCCGCCTTCGGCAACTACTGCGTTAACGACTGA